TTTGCATCGAGCATTATTGAACGGAAATCAGTGTTACCGTAAGTTTCATTTTATATCTTCTATGTCACATTGTCCTTCAACAGGCTGTCCGGTTGCTGTTTTTGTGATAGCTGCATTGAAAAAAGATATAGATTCCTTTTATTTAGGAAAGAAAATTGTATTTTTGTCCTAAATAAAAGGAAAGACTATGAGGAAAGATGTTATTAAGTCGCTTATTGCTATTAAGCAGAGTGAAATTCCGTTTGATGTTATTGAGCGCGATATAAAGCTACCGATAGAGCGTAAGAAGATTATTACTGTTCCCGGTGTGCGTCGTTGCGGTAAATCCACTTTGATGGAGATTGCTATAAATATGCTTGTAGAAAGTGGAGTTTCACGAGAGAATATCTTGTGGCTGGGCTTTGATGATGAGCGTTTGAGAAGTATGACATCGGAAGATTTGGATGAGGTTATTGTTGCATATATGGAGATGTTTCCGAATATACCAATTAAAGATGTATATATGTTTTTTGATGAAATCCAGCTTATCAAGAATTGGGAGTATTTTGTACTGCGAGTCTATAAGACCTATTGCAAAAACATGTATGTATGTGGAAGCAATGCTACGATGCTTTCGACGGAATTAAGTTCGGCATTGAGGGGATACCCACTCGAATATGAGACCTATCCGCTTTCTTTTAATGAATATTGTCGTTTCACGGGGATTAATACCAATAGTTATCTTGAACAGGACAGGGTTAGATTGAGAATTGCCTTTGAAGAGTATAATCGGGAAAGTGCATTTCCGGAAATCGTGTTGACCCCGTCAAAGTCGGAACAATTGAAATTGTTGCACGGATATTTTGATACGATGTTGCTGAAGGATTTGGCTGAGCATTATAAAATATCGAATATTGGTGTTGTAAGGTACTTTGTAAAGCGTATTATGGCAAATCTCACTAAACCGACATCAATCAATGGTATATACAAAGATATCAAGTCGCAAGGTTTGAAAGTGGGCAAGGATGATTTATATCTTTGGGCGAACTATATATGCGATATTTTTATGTTCGTTCGTATTTCTAAGTATGACCGCTCTTTGGTTAAGGAACAGAAATCGCTCGACAAGTATTATTGCATAGATAATGGTATGCGAAGTGCAGTGCTTATGCCTCAAAGCAATGATAACGGAAAGAATTTGGAGAATACGGTTTTTATGCAGTTGAATCGGATAAAACTACCTTCGGATAAGATTTCGTATTATCAAGGTGATACCGAATGTGACTTTGTAATTCAACGTGGAGATAGCGTGGTACAGCTCATACAAGTGACATGGGATATGTCGAATGAAGATACTCGTGAACGCGAGATTTCCGGCATAAGGGAAGCTTCCGTGGCAACTGGATGTGACAATTTGCTTATTGTCACGAAAGATGAAGAGGCAGTAATCACCTATGAAGACAAGCAGATTAATATTGTACCGGCCTGGAAATGGTTATTACAAAATGTTTGATTGGTGTGAGTTTAAATCTGAAAAAGGGGATATGTCGTTATGTACGATGTATCCCCTCAATTACTGTTATTTCTTTAATGTTTCCGGTGCTCCCAAATAGCTCGGTTTCAATTCGCCTGCATGAATCAGAATCTTTTCAATCACGATTCCCGGGTCTAACGGGCGGATGCGTAAAGTATGTTTCCCTTTCTTCTTCAATTCATGAATGGAGCGGGATTCGATAATCGGATTTGCCTGCCACTTACCTAACTCACCATTATAGTGCCCGTTGAAATTAATGATTTGTTCTTTGCCGCCATCAAAACAAACTGCATAACTCAATCCTTTGTTATCATTGAAATTGAGTGTAGGGGCAAGTAGCAATTCTACTCTTACATTCCCTGTCTTTTCCATTTCAATATCGTATTCCAGGTACATTTTCTCCGGTGTCTTAGTTACAGGGAGTGTGGTGATGCCCGATAGTGTTTTCCCGAAATCGGGAATAATACTCCAGCTCGTTTCTCCTTCAGCTATTGAACGGGTGAAATGTTCGGCTTCGATGGAGACATATCCGTCAATCTCTTTAAAAACATAACCGGTAGAACGTTCAGGGATACGGATTACTTTAGGCATTATCTGCTTCTCCGGATTGTTCCAGGAAGTATATCCGATATGTGTCTGGCTCATAAGATGATTCCATTTACCGTTTGCTATTACTTTGTGATAGTAGTCAGTCAGTATAGAATCCCGTTGGAAGCAGGCTGCCACCTTGTCTGCCCATTCGTTGGCTTCCGGGTTCTTTTGGGCAGCTAGCTTTTGGTTCTTTGCTTGAGCATAATACATATTGTACAGATTAGCACAGGCTTGAACAGGGAAAGAAATAAGTTGGTCGTAAGCATCCCTGTATTCAGAAGATAATAAGAACCCTAGATTGTGAGCATCTAATGCCAAAGTATTATATTCGTTTACTACACGTTCCCATTCTCCATAGTTGAAACTATAAGTCTTGGCAGTCAACATTTCGGGAGTGACCCGGCGGTTGTATTTTGTATAAAGAGAAAGGATGCGTGCCGCTTCTTTGGCGTATTTTTGTCCGAACTGTTGTGCGCAGAAATCTTCTACATGTTGCTGTAAATTCCCAGCATTGAATTTCTCAGGATTCCAGGCCATATCCAGGAAAAAGGTGATGGGATATTCCATTGGCTTCAGGTCGCCTACATTCACAATCCATAGTTTACGGACACCATACTCATAAGTCAGATTCATCTGTTCCCAAACGCGTGGTATGGGACTGATATTAATCCATTTGGAATTGCGGGGAGCGCCTACATAGTCGAAATGGTAATACATGCCATAACCGCCGGCACGGGGCTTCTCGTTCAGTCCCGGGAGTTTGCGCACATTCCCCCAGTTGTCGTCACACAACAACAATGTGACATCGTCAGGAACGCGCATCCCTTTGTCATAATAATCCTGTACCTCTTTGTAAAGAGCCCATACCTGCGGAGTCTCCTTAGCTTTTTTGCCTGTTACTTTCTCGATAATCTTGCGTTGGTCTTTGACTATATTCTCTAACAAGGTAATATTGGAGCCCTCGCTCATCGGTTCGTCACCATCTCCGCGCATACCGATTGTGACAACTGTTTCCCAGTCTTTGGCACGCTCTATCCCATACGTCCAGAAATCACGTAAACCTTTGGCATTGTGGTTATAATCCCAGGCTCCCTCGCCCCGGCGTTTCCAGTCCTGTTGTGCCAATGCCATCGGCTCGTGGTGGGAAGTTCCCATCACGATGCCCATGGTGTCGGCTAATGCCCCATTCTGCGGGTCGTCATCATAAAATGCGCTTCCCCACATGGCAGGCCACATAAAGTTACCCTTCAGGCGTAATACCAATTCGAAAACATGTTTATAGAATTTGCTGTTGAATCCACCGAATTTCTCTTTAGACCAGTTGCCCAGACAAGGCCATTCATCGTTTAGGAAGATACCCCGATATTCCACTTTGGGTTCACCGTCGGTATATATGCCGGGCTTTACATATACATTTTTTTGTTTGGCGACAGGCACGTCCGCCCACCAATACCAGGGAGATACTCCCATTTGTCTGGAGAGCTCGTAGATACCATAGATAGCTCCCCGCTTGTCGCTGCCTGCGATGACAAGTGCTTCGTCCACTCCCTCACAAGGAGAGGAGACTACTTGCAGAAGATATTTTTCCCTTTTACCTTCCAGCTCTTTCTTATCCAGTTTTCCGGAAGACAATAGTTGTTGAATCAGGGGTGTCTGACAGGTTCCTATCAGAATAGTACGTTTACTGTTTGTATTCGTAGTTATTTCAGGTTTGATGCCACATATGCGGAATAAATCCTGTTGCAGATTGTCTACTGCCATTCTCACCCCTTTATCTTCGCTGGCATCTATTCTTATCGGACAGGTTTTTCCTTCCGCTATTAACGGGAAGTGACTGGCTGTCGGTTTAAATACGATAAATTGGTCAGCGGAAAAAGCGGAAAGGCTGATGACCGACAGACACAATGACAAAAATATCTTCTTCATGGTTTACAAATAAAATGGTTAATCACGATTTGTTTTCTCTGATGGCAAAGGTAAGGCATCCGCTCCATAATCAGTGAAATATTTGATTCTATTCCATAGTCCCACGTAACTACAGCTATTCTATATGTTGCATATGGTTTTCTATTTGTTACATCGCCGTGATATGCCCCATGAAACGTAGAAAAAACATCCTTTTCTATTTGTGTAATTCGGGAAAACTTCTCTATTTTGCGAGCATGAACTCACTATAACAGATTGATTGCTATGAAGAAACATTTGGGATTACTATTCGTGTTTTGTCTTTTTTGCGAACAGCTTCTTTCGGAGAATACCCGTTTCTATGATTCCGGGCAGTTGTCTTGCAACCTGATTACAAAAATCTGCCAGGACAACCGTGGCTTTATCTGGGTAGGAACAGAATATGGGCTGAATAAATTCGATGGGGTTCAGTTTACACAATATCTGAACCGGGAGAATGATACGACCTCTTTGCAGAATAATATAATCCGTAGCCTGATGGTGGATAAAGACCATCGTTTGTGGGTAGGGTGCAGTAGCGGACTACAATATTATGTACCCGAAAAGGATGCGTTCCGTACCGTTCCTTTCGAGGGAAACTTGTCTCCGAGTGTAATTCAAATCTATCAGTTGCATACGGGAGAAATTTGGTTGCTGGCTTCCGGCCGGGGGATTTTCGCGGTAGATGTACAGAATGAGAAAGTCCGTCCTTTGAACGAACTGACCAAAAAATGCGGGACTTATTCTATCAATCGTCTTTATGAAGACCGTTTCAACCGTATTTGGATAAGTACGGACAAGGAAGGGCTGGTCTGTCTTTATCCTGATCGGAAAGAGGTAAAGAACTATACAGTCCCGGAATTACCCGGTAAGTCGGCTTCTGTGATTATAGAAGACAAAGAGGGGACTTTGTATGTCGTGGTCGCAGGAAGTGTCATGAGACTGGATGAGGCGGACAACCGCTTTGTGCAAGTTAAAAGCTATAACGGAATGGATTTGGATATACGTGACATGACGCTTGATAAAGATGGTAGGGTTTATATCAGCACCTACGGAAAAGGCGTTTTCTATATCGACCGGGGTAAACAACTGTTATTTCCCGTCGAAACTCTCCATAGCCCGTTCTTTAATATCGGTACGGCAAAAGTCGTTTCCATGATTGAAGACCGCAGTCAGAATCTATGGCTGGCATGTTTTCAGAAAGGACTGCTGATGATTCCCAATCGCCCGATGTCGTTTGGCTTTTGGGACTTGTCTGAAAAGGGATATGAGCAGGGCGGGACTGTCACTTCTGTGTACCGTGACAGCGAGGGTTTTGTCTGGGGCGGACTGGAAGGTGGCGGACTGTTCAAGTTTGATGAGGCAGGAGAAGTGACCGCTCATTTTGCCACTCCCCAGACGGTTGTCTCGATGTTTGAAGATAGCAACCATAATTTTTGGGTGGGAACCTATTACAATGGACTGGCTATGTTGAATACCCGTACCGGAGAGTCCCGGTTTATTTCCCGGTTTGACGGTCAACGCATCAAGAGCATTGTAGAAGACTCCCGGAAAAATCTGTATATATCCGTTTTCGGAGTGGGTATGAAAGGTTATCGCCTTTCTACGGGGGAAGTTTGGGAGCTTGCTGAAACGGCACCGGAAACAAAAGGACTGATGAAAAACCGCTGGATAAACGTGTTGCTTTGTGATTCGAAAGACCTGATATGGATGGGAAACTATAAAGGGATAAGCTGCTACGATGCCCGGAACGACCGTTATATAAAGATAGAGGGAGACTCCGTTCTCGACAGGCACGTGTGCTATTCGTTGCTGGAAGACCGTGGCGGGAATATATGGATGGGCACTAATAACGGGCTGTACGTGTGGAACCGGATGCTGAAAACGTTCAAACGGTATTCTACGGAAGAGGGGCTTTCGAATAATGTAATTTGCGGCTTGGCGGAAGATAAGGAAGGGAACATTTGGTGCAGCACATTCCGGGGCATAAACCAGATAAAAACGGGAGAAAAACGAATCGTCAACTACTATACCGGCAATGGATTGATAGACAAGGAATTTTCTCGCGGTGTCTATTTTCACGATAAGGAAGACCGTATTTATTTCGGCGGAAATTATGGAATCACTCATTTCTTCCCCAACATGATTCGCCCTACGGAGTTTGATAAAGAAGTGATGATTACCAATATGTATCTGGACAACCGCCCCGTCACTGCGCAAACCCGTTCGGGGAAGAATCCCGTGATTGACGGCATACTGATGGATGCCCGTGATTTCTACCTGTCTCACGAAGACAACACGTTTACATTCGAGTTCTCGACGATGGATTTCCGCGAGGCGGAAAATATTCATTATGAATACCGGTTGAAAGAATTAAGCCTGTCATGGAACAACACTCTGCCGGGGGTGAACCGGATAACTTACAGCCATTTGTCTCCAGGCAATTATACCCTGGAAGTGCGTGCCTGTGAAAACGGGGCATATACTCCTGTCAAGGAAGTGTATATTCATATAGCGCCGCCCTGGTATCGGACGACCATTGCCTATATATGCTATTTCTTATTATTGCTTGCCATAGGCATGCAAATCTACTATATGTTGAAAAGAAAGCGGAGAGAAGAAATCAATGAAGAGAAATTGAAGTTCTTTATCAACATTTCCCACGAAATCCGTTCTCCGATGACAATGATTATCAGTCCGCTGGAATCATTGCTGAAACGCGATTATGATGAAACGACTTCAAAAGCGCTGCGTTCTATGTATAAGAATGCCAATCGCATTATAAGTTTGATAAACCAGTTGCTGGACATCCGTAAGATTGACAAGGGACAGATGCGCATATCCTGTTCGGAGACAGACTTGGTGGGATTCATTGACGACCTGTTCCAGACGTTTGATTATCAGTCCGGGAAACGTAATATCCGTTTTACATTTGAATATGAACAGAAAGAGCTTCCTGTATGGATTGACCGGAATAATTTTGATAAAGTATTGGTGAACCTTCTCTCCAATGCCTTTAAATATACGCCTGATAACGGAGAAATTACCGTCCGGTTGGCAACAGGAACCAATAGGAAAGAGACAGGCGCACTTCGGAATTACGCAGAAATCACAGTGCTCGATACAGGGGAGGGAATTGATGAAAGTAAGTTGGAAAAGATATTCGAACGTTTCTATCAGGCTTCTGCCGATTTGGCTTCCGCGCCGATAGGTTTTGGTATCGGGCTTAATCTATGCCGGTTGTTGGTGAGCCTGCATCATGGCACGATTGTGGCTTCCAACCGGAAAGACCGTACGGGAAGTTGCTTTGTCATTCGTATTCCGTTGGGGAACGCTCATTTGAAGAAAGAAGAAATGGCAGACCGTTCGGTTACAAACCGGGTTGCCCTGCAACCCCCCTCTTATGAACTGATGGATGAACCGGAAAAAAAGAAATCCGGCAGAAGCAAGACGCACTATAAAGTGCTGATTGTAGACGATGATGAAGATGTACGTGAGTTCCTGCAAGCCGAATTAGGTGGAACCTATCGTGTGCTGGCTTGCGGAAATGGTGCCGAAGGATTGCAGGTAGCATTGAAGCAACAGCCGGATGTGATTGTTTCGGATGTGGTGATGCCGGAGATGGACGGCTTTACATTGGTTCGGAAGTTGAAGGGTAATGGCAACACCAGCCATATACCTGTCATCCTCTTGACCTCTAAAACAGAACATGCCGACCGGATTCAAGGACTGGATAAGGGAGCGGACGCTTACTTGACAAAACCTTTTGTCGTGGAAGAACTGACGACTATGATTTCCAGTCTGATAGCCAACCGTATGTTGTTGAAAGGCAAGTTCTCCGGTGCGCAAGACCAGGAAGATAAAGTGAAATCCGTAGAAGTGAAATCTACTGACGAGATTCTGATGGAGCGCGTCATGAAAGTGGTGAACGGTCATCTGGACGACTCGGAACTGAATGTGGAAATGCTGGCGGAACAAGTCGGGCTGAGCCGTGTGCAACTTCATCGGCGGCTGAAAGAACTGACCGGAATCCCTGCCAGTGAGTTTATCCGGAATATACGGTTGAAACAAGCTGCCATACTACTCAAAGATAAGAAAATGAATATTTCCCAGGTCGCTTATGCGGTTGGTTTTACCAACCATACGCATTTCTCTACTGCCTTCAAGAAGTTCTACGGAGTGTCTCCGACAGACTATATCGCAGGTGTGGAAAACAATAAATAAGTGGCGGATTAAGCGTCGGAAAGCATATGGAAAGCCTTGTCGTTACCTTTAGAAACTTGAATGAAACAGATTGAAAAAGTGTGGAAACGGGCATTCTAGCTTATGTAACACGGGTGAACGTGTTTCGGCGATAAGTTGCGTAAGTTTGCATCAGTCAGAAAAAGTCTTTTAGTCAACAGACTCTTTGATTGACCTTACGTAATCTATTAATAATAAATTTTATAGTATGAAAAATGACATTGAAAAGCAACGATTCTTTTGTTCTGCTCGACGTTGGTTCAGCTTTCTGATAGGAATATGCGTGCTGGGGCTTTCCGCATACCCTATAGATATGGTGGCAGCAGAGGAATTTGAAGTGGTAGAAGAATTACAGCAAATCTCCCGTGTGACAGGTACGGTTACCGATTCTGAAGGCGAACCGGTGATTGGAGCCAGCGTCATGGTGAAAGGAACGTCTACCGGAACGGTCACAGATTTGGACGGTCGTTATTCGATTGCGGTCAAATCAGGACAGACCATTGAATTCTCTTTTGTAGGTATGAAAAAAGTGTCGGTGAAGGTGGCTGATAAAAAGACGATTAACGTAACCATGCATGATGATGCAGTGGCTTTGGATGAAGTAGTAGCTATCGGGTATGGTACGATGAAACGTTCGGACTTGACAGGCGCAGTTGTCTCTGTAAGTTCGGAAGCTATCGAGCAGATGAATCCTACTTCCATCGACCAGGTATTGCAAGGCCGTGCTGCCGGTGTGCAGATGACGCAGAATTCCGGTATTCCCGGTGGTGGGTCTTCCATCCAGATTCGCGGCTTGAACTCCATCAATAGTACGAATGAACCTATTTATGTGATTGACGGAGTTACAATCAGTGGAGATACCGGAACGCAGACGGATAACGCGCTGTCTTCCATTAATCCGTTGGATATTGAATCAATGGAGATATTGAAAGATGCTTCCGCTACTGCTATCTATGGTGCGCAGGGCGCTAATGGTGTTATCATTATCACTACCAAAAGCGGTAAAGAAGGAAAAGCTAAAATTAATGTTGAAGCACAATATGGCATCCAGTACTTGCCCCGTGAGATTGAAGTGGCTGACTTGCGCGAATTTGCTTATCACAGTAACGATATTTACGATGCCTTGGGATATGGCAAGAGCAGCCTGTTTGCCGACCCCTCTACTTTGGGTAAGGGAACAAACTGGCAGCAAGCTATTTTCCGCCCCGCTTCCATGCAGAATTATAATTTCAATATGTCCGGCGGCTCGAAAGGGACAACCTATAAGCTTTCCGGCAACTACCTGACGCAGGACGGTATTGCCAGCGGCTCGGATTTTGACCGTATTACCCTGACGGCAGGAATGGACTCACAGGTGCGCAAATGGTTGAAAATTGGCGGACGAACCACATTGTCGCGTACTACGCAAACAGTAACAATTGCCGACTGGAACCTGATAAACAGTGCTGTACGTCAGAAACCGAATATACCCGTCACTAATTTGGATGGTTCGTATGCAGCTCCGGAGGAGCAGGACAACGACTTGTCCAATCCATTGGCAGTTTCCCGTTTATCGGACAAGAATAACCGTAAACTCTCTGTTCGTGCGAATGTCTACGCTACGGTAGCTCCCGTGAAATGGTTTAACTTCAAAACCGAATTCTCGGCTAGCATCAACTCAGACGAGACACACAGCTTTGTACCCACTTATTGGTTCAATGCTTGGAGCCAGAACTCGGAAGCTTCCCGTGAAGAAACCATGCAGAATACCTATTATTGGGCATGGCGTAATCAGATGAATTTCAGCTATAAGCCGACGAAGCGTCAAAGTATCAACCTGATGCTGGGACATGAAATGACCGAACGTGAAAGTAACCGCCTATATGGCAAACGATTGAATGGCGAGGACGGAAGCCTGCCGGATTTGAGTGCGGGAGATGCGTTGACAGCCGAGAATAGCGGCTATACAGGAAGGAGCGCGTTCCTTTCTTTCTTCGGCCGTCTGAATTATTCACTGATGGAGCGTTATTTGCTGACTGCCACTCTCCGTTATGACGGCTCTTCTAATTTTGGCGATGGACATCGCTGGGGCTGTTTCCCTTCTGTTTCTGCCGCCTGGCGTATCAATAAGGAGAAGTTTATGAAAAGCGTAGACTGGGTCAGCAATCTGAAACTGCGTGCGGGTTACGGGCATGTCGGTAACTCCAATGTATCTCAATTTGCCTATACATCGGTCTTAAAGACCATTCCTACGATTTGGGGAAATGGTAATATGCTCTCACGTATCCCGAATGAGGACATTACTTGGGAGACGACGAAATCTTTTAATGTCGGACTGGACATTGCTTTATTCAACAACCGGGTAGAATTTATCGCCGACTGGTACTACAAGAAAACGGATGACCTGCTTCTGATTCTTTCTTTGCCGGGAACGACCGGAACCAACGGAACAATAAACGTTACGACCCAAGCTCCGTGGGATAATGTAGGCTCATTGGAAAATAAAGGTGTTGAACTGACTTTGAATACGGTCAATATCAGTAAACGCAATTTCCAGTGGAGAAGCAGTCTGGTCTT
The DNA window shown above is from Bacteroides faecium and carries:
- a CDS encoding hybrid sensor histidine kinase/response regulator transcription factor → MKKHLGLLFVFCLFCEQLLSENTRFYDSGQLSCNLITKICQDNRGFIWVGTEYGLNKFDGVQFTQYLNRENDTTSLQNNIIRSLMVDKDHRLWVGCSSGLQYYVPEKDAFRTVPFEGNLSPSVIQIYQLHTGEIWLLASGRGIFAVDVQNEKVRPLNELTKKCGTYSINRLYEDRFNRIWISTDKEGLVCLYPDRKEVKNYTVPELPGKSASVIIEDKEGTLYVVVAGSVMRLDEADNRFVQVKSYNGMDLDIRDMTLDKDGRVYISTYGKGVFYIDRGKQLLFPVETLHSPFFNIGTAKVVSMIEDRSQNLWLACFQKGLLMIPNRPMSFGFWDLSEKGYEQGGTVTSVYRDSEGFVWGGLEGGGLFKFDEAGEVTAHFATPQTVVSMFEDSNHNFWVGTYYNGLAMLNTRTGESRFISRFDGQRIKSIVEDSRKNLYISVFGVGMKGYRLSTGEVWELAETAPETKGLMKNRWINVLLCDSKDLIWMGNYKGISCYDARNDRYIKIEGDSVLDRHVCYSLLEDRGGNIWMGTNNGLYVWNRMLKTFKRYSTEEGLSNNVICGLAEDKEGNIWCSTFRGINQIKTGEKRIVNYYTGNGLIDKEFSRGVYFHDKEDRIYFGGNYGITHFFPNMIRPTEFDKEVMITNMYLDNRPVTAQTRSGKNPVIDGILMDARDFYLSHEDNTFTFEFSTMDFREAENIHYEYRLKELSLSWNNTLPGVNRITYSHLSPGNYTLEVRACENGAYTPVKEVYIHIAPPWYRTTIAYICYFLLLLAIGMQIYYMLKRKRREEINEEKLKFFINISHEIRSPMTMIISPLESLLKRDYDETTSKALRSMYKNANRIISLINQLLDIRKIDKGQMRISCSETDLVGFIDDLFQTFDYQSGKRNIRFTFEYEQKELPVWIDRNNFDKVLVNLLSNAFKYTPDNGEITVRLATGTNRKETGALRNYAEITVLDTGEGIDESKLEKIFERFYQASADLASAPIGFGIGLNLCRLLVSLHHGTIVASNRKDRTGSCFVIRIPLGNAHLKKEEMADRSVTNRVALQPPSYELMDEPEKKKSGRSKTHYKVLIVDDDEDVREFLQAELGGTYRVLACGNGAEGLQVALKQQPDVIVSDVVMPEMDGFTLVRKLKGNGNTSHIPVILLTSKTEHADRIQGLDKGADAYLTKPFVVEELTTMISSLIANRMLLKGKFSGAQDQEDKVKSVEVKSTDEILMERVMKVVNGHLDDSELNVEMLAEQVGLSRVQLHRRLKELTGIPASEFIRNIRLKQAAILLKDKKMNISQVAYAVGFTNHTHFSTAFKKFYGVSPTDYIAGVENNK
- a CDS encoding SusC/RagA family TonB-linked outer membrane protein, which encodes MKNDIEKQRFFCSARRWFSFLIGICVLGLSAYPIDMVAAEEFEVVEELQQISRVTGTVTDSEGEPVIGASVMVKGTSTGTVTDLDGRYSIAVKSGQTIEFSFVGMKKVSVKVADKKTINVTMHDDAVALDEVVAIGYGTMKRSDLTGAVVSVSSEAIEQMNPTSIDQVLQGRAAGVQMTQNSGIPGGGSSIQIRGLNSINSTNEPIYVIDGVTISGDTGTQTDNALSSINPLDIESMEILKDASATAIYGAQGANGVIIITTKSGKEGKAKINVEAQYGIQYLPREIEVADLREFAYHSNDIYDALGYGKSSLFADPSTLGKGTNWQQAIFRPASMQNYNFNMSGGSKGTTYKLSGNYLTQDGIASGSDFDRITLTAGMDSQVRKWLKIGGRTTLSRTTQTVTIADWNLINSAVRQKPNIPVTNLDGSYAAPEEQDNDLSNPLAVSRLSDKNNRKLSVRANVYATVAPVKWFNFKTEFSASINSDETHSFVPTYWFNAWSQNSEASREETMQNTYYWAWRNQMNFSYKPTKRQSINLMLGHEMTERESNRLYGKRLNGEDGSLPDLSAGDALTAENSGYTGRSAFLSFFGRLNYSLMERYLLTATLRYDGSSNFGDGHRWGCFPSVSAAWRINKEKFMKSVDWVSNLKLRAGYGHVGNSNVSQFAYTSVLKTIPTIWGNGNMLSRIPNEDITWETTKSFNVGLDIALFNNRVEFIADWYYKKTDDLLLILSLPGTTGTNGTINVTTQAPWDNVGSLENKGVELTLNTVNISKRNFQWRSSLVFTLNRNKVLSLNTANAFVDKTYQTGGKDRIVTRTQVGSPIGQFYGYKCIGRINSAYDLYDENGNVKIALPEGLTVDKTKGVWVGDLIFEDLNNDGVIDEKDQTIIGNPLPKFTGGFGNTFSYKGFDLNLYFTFSYGNDIMNWLNVNVDNPNERMYNITKRAAVDYAKVALIDPNGSADNIYNNYVASGAERMYRILPADPNQNNRISTRIIEDGSYLRLQNVSLSYNFPKRWVSKIGLSMVKLYANVSNLFTLTKYSGYDPEVGMARDQYSNYSQSALLNGFDTGRYPSPRVYTFGINVGF
- a CDS encoding glycosyl hydrolase 115 family protein — its product is MKKIFLSLCLSVISLSAFSADQFIVFKPTASHFPLIAEGKTCPIRIDASEDKGVRMAVDNLQQDLFRICGIKPEITTNTNSKRTILIGTCQTPLIQQLLSSGKLDKKELEGKREKYLLQVVSSPCEGVDEALVIAGSDKRGAIYGIYELSRQMGVSPWYWWADVPVAKQKNVYVKPGIYTDGEPKVEYRGIFLNDEWPCLGNWSKEKFGGFNSKFYKHVFELVLRLKGNFMWPAMWGSAFYDDDPQNGALADTMGIVMGTSHHEPMALAQQDWKRRGEGAWDYNHNAKGLRDFWTYGIERAKDWETVVTIGMRGDGDEPMSEGSNITLLENIVKDQRKIIEKVTGKKAKETPQVWALYKEVQDYYDKGMRVPDDVTLLLCDDNWGNVRKLPGLNEKPRAGGYGMYYHFDYVGAPRNSKWINISPIPRVWEQMNLTYEYGVRKLWIVNVGDLKPMEYPITFFLDMAWNPEKFNAGNLQQHVEDFCAQQFGQKYAKEAARILSLYTKYNRRVTPEMLTAKTYSFNYGEWERVVNEYNTLALDAHNLGFLLSSEYRDAYDQLISFPVQACANLYNMYYAQAKNQKLAAQKNPEANEWADKVAACFQRDSILTDYYHKVIANGKWNHLMSQTHIGYTSWNNPEKQIMPKVIRIPERSTGYVFKEIDGYVSIEAEHFTRSIAEGETSWSIIPDFGKTLSGITTLPVTKTPEKMYLEYDIEMEKTGNVRVELLLAPTLNFNDNKGLSYAVCFDGGKEQIINFNGHYNGELGKWQANPIIESRSIHELKKKGKHTLRIRPLDPGIVIEKILIHAGELKPSYLGAPETLKK
- a CDS encoding ATP-binding protein, whose protein sequence is MRKDVIKSLIAIKQSEIPFDVIERDIKLPIERKKIITVPGVRRCGKSTLMEIAINMLVESGVSRENILWLGFDDERLRSMTSEDLDEVIVAYMEMFPNIPIKDVYMFFDEIQLIKNWEYFVLRVYKTYCKNMYVCGSNATMLSTELSSALRGYPLEYETYPLSFNEYCRFTGINTNSYLEQDRVRLRIAFEEYNRESAFPEIVLTPSKSEQLKLLHGYFDTMLLKDLAEHYKISNIGVVRYFVKRIMANLTKPTSINGIYKDIKSQGLKVGKDDLYLWANYICDIFMFVRISKYDRSLVKEQKSLDKYYCIDNGMRSAVLMPQSNDNGKNLENTVFMQLNRIKLPSDKISYYQGDTECDFVIQRGDSVVQLIQVTWDMSNEDTREREISGIREASVATGCDNLLIVTKDEEAVITYEDKQINIVPAWKWLLQNV